The DNA region atattttatgggcCAGGACAGCCTGTTTGGCGGAGAGCTGGACTGACGTACGTGAAAgcaggagttcgaatccagccggccgaagactccccatgtagtaaatggtaactggtgcacgttaaatctatcatgttataaagtcctccatgttccgtagcaaataaatacctctgagggtactgaattggagattggtcGTTCTCTGTTTTAGGTCAAAATTGAGATCTGTGGAGGAATGAATGCATGAATGAGTCCATCATATAAGCGGATGTGACGTATGACTGAGGCAGAGGCTGAATTCTTTTCTATAGGTGGCGCTACTGgcaaacaagaacaatcgcaccccttggCTTTATAACCCACGACAACAACAGCAATAtgctttataagaaaaattaacgcataagcttttttaaaagaaaagaaattttagttaaaaaatagttttcatttgtttctttGTTTCAGAACCAAGCTATTTTACAAATACCTTCAACCTCCCTAACTGAGTAATTTTCTTTCAGAAGTTTCAGTCtaatcattttcattattgtttttttttcagtatcgAGCTATAACCTTCGAGCTTTACCTTCAACCATTACTAGTtacataaactatttttcaaaaaaatgtcaatcaacttcttcaatttttaaataaaactgatgtaTAAATGCAGtaagttaaattcatttttcatgaaAGAGCACCACTTCCTTACCTTTATGATTTGAACCGAAAGAATAATACGAATTATTTAGTTAGAGTTTGAAAAACTActactgtatattttaaaacataagacCATCCTTGTTTAAGACAAAAGTGCGCTTTTTCTAAGTCTCTTATACATACCTACGTTTTTCTTACTCACTTAAaagctgaattaaaaaaagcaataagacTTGCTATTATTGTGAATAACTTTCAACTACCCAGCCatcttcatttatttgttttcatgaaGTCCTTGTGATTCTCTTTTACTTCTTTTCCCCCAACGTTTTAACCAGTCGAGATTGAGTTCATCAATAATTCAACTTGGCAAAAAGCCAAAGTAAATCAGTCGTTATGAGCGAGAACTACTAGATTTTTGAGGCCAACattgtttaactttttctgtTCGTTTGCTGTTCTAATCGGTTGCtgctttatgaataaaattgaatagtaaaagtaagttttatttaaaaatatatatccttaTTTATTACCAATTCTatacaattattgtttttttttaatttttatatttacgtgtttataagttttatatgtGTCGTTTCgcaatatttattctaatgcTAGACTAAAAGCATATTTGTGGACAACGATcacgtaaaattttatgaatttaacacCCCTTTCAGCTTTTGGatattttccaaacattttcgatctatattcaaaaatatacagtacATTCccttaaaaagtgaaaaataaaaaaaaagcttttcataCTTCGCTTCTAATACCCAGAGAGCTCTCATTGGATTAGGAAGTACAGATCTGGACACATCTTTGATTTGGTTATCACCCACATATAATTGCTCCAGATTCACCAGGGAAGCTAATGCTGTTGCTCCAAAGCtctcaattttatttccatCCAAATCAACTTGAGTCAGAGAAACAGGCCCACCTTCAAACCAATGGTTTCCCAATTCACCAATATCATTGTAGGGagctgaaaaatattgcaatttgtgCAGATGTTTCAAATTGAAGTTGTCCATTTTTGTTACACTCCTGTCGATGGAGGAATAAATGTACAAGGACTCCAGGGAGTTCTCGAGTCCGCTAAAAGGTGTCTCTCCAAATGATGTCACTACGCATTCCTCAAACTTTATCCTAGAAGATATGTGGCCTTTGAGAAAGTCTGAGGGGATGTCTCCTAAGTTACAACGAGTGAAATAGAAGGATACATTGTGACCGATGGTATTTTTGACTGCGGGTTCAAGCTCAGACAGACTGGAGCCTTCACACTGAACGATTGTATGACCTTCATCTTCCTCACATGAGCAAGGATATAATTTATCGGAGGGAGGACATTCGATGGCAAACGCTGTGGCAGCGAAGGCAAGGAAGAGCTGGGTGAAGAGCAGCATGTCGGAAATGGAAacctattgaaataaaaataaaaggccatgtttaaaatataaagtctgcaattaatttaaaacaatatattttcctaaaaataaatcagacacgtgctcttttcttttcttttttcataaaaggaaACCTCGCTTTTTTTGACACATAGTCCTTAAACAGAGTTCCCTAAGCAATGGGAGGGGAAATATTTCAGCTGTGGGGAATGTTTTATGTACAGATAGATagatagtttaattaattaatattacaatttttacttgGCAcgcaatataattttcaaatatctgtTATCGCATTTAAAACTGCATCTCCCCTATAAACACCTTAAAATTGTTAATCTtttgaagcagaattttcatttaacatatttttaatatatttttaattgtttcattttctttttttctttttttttttgttgtacttaacattttactaaattaatgttaagaaaTACAGCGTGAAACATCAGTGTCGTTTTACTGCATTAAAGTGTGTTAATGGTAAAATCTTGCAAACACTATTCACtccaaaacaataatttttttcaaattcgcccatatttgcagttattttgatctaagagaaacagttattcatcattgaagtttcattaatttacaaaatcaattattgataaatttttgaatatgaatgaaaaagtagataaaattaccttttcggattttatattttagtacaaatataattcccaTAATTTGACAGATTTGTTTTTGGTAACATTtagcatatttcttaaaattgcaaaatgccAAACtacatttttgcttgtaattagagggtcataaataatatataaaaggaaCACCGGTGCTCCATCTGGGTTAAAAGACGAAAGAAAAAGGAAGGAATGTTAAACCATCAGTCaacatatgcaattaaaaaaaggaatacataattttaatacgtTAATAGGAATTATCCTTGtacactattattaaataaatgttttggtatAAGGCATTTAACGAGTTTccaatgaaactaaaatttaaaaatcaaaattgtaaattaagttGTCACGATGACCGAACAAAACTATTAGCTTTAGTTTTTATCCCGAAACTAAACAGAACCGGAAACTAATTCTTTGAAATCAAATCTATGTTAATACCAATTAATTGCTTAGCAATCACGAGAGTTGGTAAGCGAGGCGAGGAGGAGCAAAACTCTATAGTAGATTCTAATaggcaaattaaaatatataattatacaaaacaataaagtatttatagagaataaaattaaaacctcTTACTACTAACCTGAAACTCCCTATGCTAAAGTTTAAAGTTGcataaagattttataattgttaacaGATGTCtcgctttatttttttccggTGTACATTGATAAAGATTAGCGTAATTACCTTAAAGAAGAGTTTAATTTTGTAGCCAAATGTcctacttttaatatttttttcaaacgaaaAGTGATAAGAAATATTCTagcatgtgaaaaaaatttaaaaaacagtttgagattagcaaaaaagctataaaaagttttaccaGTCAGATAGAATCGATATAAGAATGAAATTTCAAGTTCGATCATCTCATCATCAtctattaaacattaatatattgtGAAACTAAAGAACTAGATATATGAAGATTCTAAGCGACATTTTAGAGAAC from Parasteatoda tepidariorum isolate YZ-2023 chromosome 2, CAS_Ptep_4.0, whole genome shotgun sequence includes:
- the LOC107446610 gene encoding leucine-rich alpha-2-glycoprotein-like yields the protein MLLFTQLFLAFAATAFAIECPPSDKLYPCSCEEDEGHTIVQCEGSSLSELEPAVKNTIGHNVSFYFTRCNLGDIPSDFLKGHISSRIKFEECVVTSFGETPFSGLENSLESLYIYSSIDRSVTKMDNFNLKHLHKLQYFSAPYNDIGELGNHWFEGGPVSLTQVDLDGNKIESFGATALASLVNLEQLYVGDNQIKDVSRSVLPNPMRALWVLEAKSNLIEELPSDAFEGFPNLKIVNFGENKLKSIPENVWGKVWSQLESVYLEGNNIVCDANIKWIYSQKLPDTFDGKCGPGNDLEGRDLKSLKLEDFE